In Deltaproteobacteria bacterium, the genomic stretch GTCATCGGCAAGCTCGAGGATACCCCTGAGGTCAATATCACCCTCTATTCTGGACTCGACCTCATCGAGCTTAATCCCGTTAGCGGCAGCCTTGTAAACCATCGTAATTGTCATGCAGGCCAGAAGTGCATTGAGAACATACTCCAAAGGATTAGCTCCCTTGTCTTCCCCGAGAAGCACTCTCGGCACATCATTATCCACCACAAAAGCCTCCTTCCTCGAAGTATCCTCCTGACACGCCCCGTAGAAATCCTTTACTGTCGTTCTGCTATGTGCGCCGCTGATCCACCT encodes the following:
- a CDS encoding OsmC family protein, coding for MSQQTAANNTQDTVLNGVNVTKLGDTISVIKENAGVAKFQYRATNRWISGAHSRTTVKDFYGACQEDTSRKEAFVVDNDVPRVLLGEDKGANPLEYVLNALLACMTITMVYKAAANGIKLDEVESRIEGDIDLRGILELADDVRNGFQDIRITFKVKTDASPEQLELLERLCKTSPVLDVVANPVPVTVNLEE